From a single Solanum dulcamara chromosome 4, daSolDulc1.2, whole genome shotgun sequence genomic region:
- the LOC129887926 gene encoding nicotinamidase 2-like, with protein MASSSSYQKYETRKRDPDPKSAVLLVIDMQNYFYSMGKPILPAIKTTIDLCRRNSVPVIFTRHRHKSPEDYGMIYEWWNGDIIRDGTVEAELIPELDLRDGDLVVEKHTYSAFRDTNLEEKLLEMGIKEVIVTGVMTNLCCETTAREAFVRGFRVFFSTDATATSSAELHDATLKNLAYGFTYLVDCKRIQAAFSIP; from the exons ATGGCTTCCTCATCATCGTACCAGAAATATGAGACCCGAAAACGAGATCCGGATCCGAAATCTGCTGTTCTATTGGTGATTGACATGCAAAACTACTTCTACTCCATGGGCAAGCCAATTCTACCTGCAATTAAGACGACAATCGACCTATGCCGGCGGAATTCCGTACCGGTGATATTCACGCGCCACCGTCATAAGTCACCGGAGGATTACGGAATGATTTACGAGTGGTGGAACGGTGATATTATCAGAGATGGAACTGTTGAAGCTGAACTTATACCGGAGTTGGATCTGAGAGACGGTGATTTGGTGGTGGAAAAACACACTTACAGTGCCTTCAGag ATACAAACTTAGAGGAGAAACTGTTGGAGATGGGGATAAAGGAGGTAATAGTGACTGGAGTAATGACCAATCTGTGTTGTGAGACCACAGCCAGAGAGGCATTTGTTAGAGGGTTCAGAGTCTTCTTTTCCACAGATGCTACTGCAACTTCCTCAGCAGAATTGCATGATGCTACATTGAAGAACTTAGCTTATGGTTTCACTTATTTGGTTGATTGCAAAAGGATTCAAGCTGCTTTCTCAATTCCCTGA
- the LOC129887927 gene encoding F-box protein At1g70590-like isoform X1, giving the protein MNQKTWPPSNSNSDGTARFTAFSFIRKQTHLENRPSENPFFNHSKKITPTLHPTSKSSSSNNQYCYYNQDFSQLPYDVILRIAATFTLSNLRAVSLVCKSWCDALRPLRESMVFLRWGKRFKHGRGGVKPNLSKALDSFLKGAARGSTLAMVDAGLLYWEMGKREEGIGLYRKAAELGDPAGQCNLGISLLQVNPPDPEEAVKWLYKASAAGHVRAQYQLALSLHKVHGPNRNLQETAKWYMRAAEGGYVRAMYNTALCYSVGEGLMQSHKLAKKWMKRAADRGHSKAQFEHGLSLYSDGEMMQAVVYLELAARAGEAAADPVKNVILQQMSTSSRDHAMLLANIWRALPSSH; this is encoded by the exons ATGAATCAGAAAACATGGCCGCCGTCCAACTCCAATTCCGACGGAACAGCTCGTTTCACTGCTTTTTCTTTCATCAGAAAACAAACCCATCTCGAAAATCGTCCATCGGAAAATCCCTTTTTCAATCACTCCAAAAAGATCACTCCAACACTCCATCCAACATCCAAGtctagtagtagtaataatcaGTACTGCTACTACAATCAAGACTTTTCTCAGCTTCCCTACGATGTTATCTTGAGAATTGCTGCTACTTTTACACTGTCGAATTTACGGGCAGTTTCTTTAGTATGCAAGTCTTGGTGCGATGCACTTCGACCTTTAAGAGAATCTATGGTTTTTCTTAGATGGGGTAAGAGATTTAAGCATGGAAGAGGTGGGGTTAAGCCTAATTTGAGTAAAGCACTTGATTCATTTCTTAAAGGAGCTGCTCGTGGGTCTACACTAGCTATGGTGGATGCTGGGTTACTTTATTGGGAGATGGGGAAAAGAGAAGAAGGGATTGGTTTGTATAGAAAAGCTGCTGAACTTGGTGACCCTGCTGGTCAGTGTAATTTGGGGATTTCTCTCTTGCAAG TGAATCCTCCGGATCCTGAGGAAGCTGTTAAATGGCTTTATAAAGCTTCCGCTGCTGGCCATGTTCGAGCTCAGTACCAGCTTGCACTTTCTTTACATAAAGTTCATGGTCCGAATAGAAATCTCCAGGAAACG GCAAAGTGGTACATGAGAGCAGCAGAAGGTGGATATGTTCGTGCTATGTATAACACTGCATTATGCTACTCGGTTGGAGAAGGTTTAATGCAGTCTCATAAATTAGCCAAAAAATGGATGAAGAGAGCAGCTGATCGAGGTCATAGCAAAGCCCAGTTCGAGCATGGGCTGAGTCTGTATTCT GATGGAGAGATGATGCAAGCTGTGGTGTATCTGGAACTTGCTGCTCGCGCTGGTGAGGCTGCAGCTGATCCCGTGAAGAATGTTATACTTCAACAGATGTCCACCTCTTCTCGGGATCACGCTATGCTTCTCGCCAATATCTGGCGCGCTTTACCTTCATCGCACTGA
- the LOC129884433 gene encoding stemmadenine O-acetyltransferase-like, with product MKVEIEVISKEILIKPCTPTPIEFRHYNLSYLDQIIPPIFMPLVYFYPASDLFSNTERSDKIKLSLSEALAKFYPLAGRVVDNLYVDCNDEGVPYVEVVVKCNLADIISNPIPNELNKFIPYELDEVKDVGLVVQVNFFECGGMAIGIGISHKLADAASCFMFINTWAAIACRQCHLSPFFDSATLFPPKDASLVRDVCLEIQRENILTKRFVFSNSDISALRDEYADQRMKGSVFERIGLRPSRILALSAFLWSRFMATVHSERDPNKIYAVTHSVNLRGRTDPPLPESLFGNIMRSAFVVPFFDKGSEDEVFEFMNQMRESIQEINNNFVSQLRKNDQQHLNFLQERANDKRKGHMALLSFTSLCKFPLYEADFGWGKPIWVGSARLATKNIIGFMDTKLGDGVEAWVNLEADDMAKFEADKKLLAFCKNGI from the coding sequence atgaaggtTGAAATAGAAGTAATCTCCAAGGAAATATTAATCAAGCCATGTACTCCTACTCCGATCGAATTTCGCCATTATAACCTTTCATATCTTGATCAAATAATTCCGCCCATCTTCATGCCCCTCGTTTATTTTTACCCAGCGAGTGACCTATTTTCCAACACAGAGCGTTCAGACAAGATAAAGTTATCATTATCCGAGGCCTTAGCCAAATTTTACCCTCTAGCAGGGCGTGTCGTGGACAACCTTTATGTGGATTGCAACGACGAGGGTGTTCCCTACGTTGAAGTTGTAGTCAAGTGTAACCTCGCCGATATAATTTCCAATCCGATTCCTAATGAACTCAACAAATTCATCCCTTATGAATTGGATGAAGTGAAAGATGTTGGATTAGTAGTACAAGTGAATTTTTTCGAATGTGGAGGAATGGCTATTGGCATAGGCATTTCTCATAAGCTAGCTGACGCTGCGTCATGTTTCATGTTTATCAACACTTGGGCAGCCATTGCATGTCGCCAGTGTCATTTATCCCCCTTTTTTGACTCTGCAACACTTTTTCCACCTAAGGACGCATCCCTGGTTAGGGACGTGTGCTTGGAAATTCAGAGAGAAAACATCTTGACCAAAAGGTTTGTGTTTTCTAACTCCGATATATCAGCTCTCAGAGATGAGTACGCCGATCAAAGGATGAAAGGTAGTGTATTCGAGAGAATTGGGCTACGCCCTTCAAGAATTCTAGCTTTATCGGCATTTTTGTGGAGCCGTTTCATGGCGACCGTTCATTCCGAAAGGGACCCGAACAAGATTTATGCGGTGACGCATTCGGTCAATTTGCGGGGACGAACTGATCCACCCCTTCCCGAATCTTTATTCGGGAACATTATGCGGTCCGCATTTGTGGTCCCATTTTTCGATAAAGGTAGTGAAGACgaagtttttgagtttatgaATCAAATGAGAGAATCTATACaagaaattaataataattttgtgtCACAACTCAGGAAAAATGATCAACAACACTTGAATTTCCTACAAGAAAGAGCAAATGATAAAAGAAAAGGGCACATGGCATTACTTTCTTTTACAAGTTTGTGTAAATTTCCCCTTTATGAAGCTGATTTTGGGTGGGGCAAGCCGATTTGGGtcggctcggctcggctcgCTACGAAGAATATTATTGGATTTATGGATACAAAATTAGGTGATGGGGTGGAAGCTTGGGTGAATCTCGAAGCCGATGACATGGCTAAATTCGAAGCTGATAAGAAGTTGCTAGCCTTTTGTAAGAACGGGATATGA
- the LOC129887927 gene encoding F-box protein At1g70590-like isoform X2, giving the protein MNQKTWPPSNSNSDGTARFTAFSFIRKQTHLENRPSENPFFNHSKKITPTLHPTSKSSSSNNQYCYYNQDFSQLPYDVILRIAATFTLSNLRAVSLVCKSWCDALRPLRESMVFLRWGKRFKHGRGGVKPNLSKALDSFLKGAARGSTLAMVDAGLLYWEMGKREEGIGLYRKAAELGDPAGQCNLGISLLQVNPPDPEEAVKWLYKASAAGHVRAQYQLALSLHKVHGPNRNLQETAKWYMRAAEGGYVRAMYNTALCYSVGEGLMQSHKLAKKWMKRAADRGHSKAQFEHGLSLYSA; this is encoded by the exons ATGAATCAGAAAACATGGCCGCCGTCCAACTCCAATTCCGACGGAACAGCTCGTTTCACTGCTTTTTCTTTCATCAGAAAACAAACCCATCTCGAAAATCGTCCATCGGAAAATCCCTTTTTCAATCACTCCAAAAAGATCACTCCAACACTCCATCCAACATCCAAGtctagtagtagtaataatcaGTACTGCTACTACAATCAAGACTTTTCTCAGCTTCCCTACGATGTTATCTTGAGAATTGCTGCTACTTTTACACTGTCGAATTTACGGGCAGTTTCTTTAGTATGCAAGTCTTGGTGCGATGCACTTCGACCTTTAAGAGAATCTATGGTTTTTCTTAGATGGGGTAAGAGATTTAAGCATGGAAGAGGTGGGGTTAAGCCTAATTTGAGTAAAGCACTTGATTCATTTCTTAAAGGAGCTGCTCGTGGGTCTACACTAGCTATGGTGGATGCTGGGTTACTTTATTGGGAGATGGGGAAAAGAGAAGAAGGGATTGGTTTGTATAGAAAAGCTGCTGAACTTGGTGACCCTGCTGGTCAGTGTAATTTGGGGATTTCTCTCTTGCAAG TGAATCCTCCGGATCCTGAGGAAGCTGTTAAATGGCTTTATAAAGCTTCCGCTGCTGGCCATGTTCGAGCTCAGTACCAGCTTGCACTTTCTTTACATAAAGTTCATGGTCCGAATAGAAATCTCCAGGAAACG GCAAAGTGGTACATGAGAGCAGCAGAAGGTGGATATGTTCGTGCTATGTATAACACTGCATTATGCTACTCGGTTGGAGAAGGTTTAATGCAGTCTCATAAATTAGCCAAAAAATGGATGAAGAGAGCAGCTGATCGAGGTCATAGCAAAGCCCAGTTCGAGCATGGGCTGAGTCTGTATTCT GCTTGA